Proteins encoded by one window of Maliibacterium massiliense:
- a CDS encoding nucleoside-diphosphate sugar epimerase/dehydratase, translating into MRRHICYVLFDVFSTMVAVLLSMLMDHGRWFTWPQLVDFLPMALMGGGVCVAVYWLFGIYRYLWTHAGINESVRLAWATLVALVIFYFLVWQVFHFTLRTSILFMIACLMLLFAAGSRLCLRLMLTAKMKLRAWRAGASRNVQDRRRTLIIGAGAAGGKLLTDLQECASDRCEVVGLVDDDPMKWKQVLHGVRVLGDTRQINRLVKEYEINEIIIAIPSLRPQDMTSIIGRCPKNGVRLRIMPYYHESDVDRNTPLQNVREVRIDDLLGRKEREMDVRGISSYIDDKVVLVTGGGGSIGSELCRQIMRFHPKEVVVFDMYENTAYELRNELMLRYGSQIDAKFTIVIGTIQDKERLRDTFARFKPDVVFHAAAYKHVPLMEDAPREAVKNNIFGTYNVICCADEYHVQRFVMISTDKAVNPTNIMGATKRVAEMLIQAMDKVSDTEFVAVRFGNVLGSNGSVVPLFQKQIDNGGPVTVTHPDITRYFMSIPEAAKLVLEAGGLAKGGEIFILDMGEPVKILDLARNLIRLSGYEPDVDIPIIYTGLRPGEKLYEELLLAEEGISYSSNHSIFIGKPMQITKPQMDGVLARFEAALAGHEDIVQVMQEVLPNYTPSPNEHHEI; encoded by the coding sequence GTGCGAAGACATATATGCTACGTGCTGTTTGACGTGTTCTCCACCATGGTGGCGGTGCTGCTCTCCATGCTGATGGACCACGGGCGCTGGTTTACGTGGCCGCAGCTGGTGGATTTTCTGCCCATGGCGCTGATGGGCGGCGGTGTATGCGTGGCGGTGTACTGGCTCTTTGGCATCTACCGCTATTTGTGGACGCACGCGGGCATCAACGAGTCAGTGCGCCTGGCGTGGGCTACGCTGGTGGCGCTGGTGATCTTTTACTTTTTGGTCTGGCAGGTATTCCACTTTACGCTGCGCACGTCCATCCTGTTTATGATCGCGTGTTTGATGCTGCTCTTTGCGGCGGGCTCGCGGCTGTGCCTGCGGCTGATGCTCACGGCAAAGATGAAGCTGCGCGCCTGGCGCGCGGGCGCCTCGCGCAACGTGCAGGACCGCCGCCGCACGCTGATCATCGGCGCGGGTGCGGCGGGGGGCAAGCTGCTGACCGACCTGCAGGAGTGCGCCTCGGACCGCTGCGAGGTGGTGGGCCTGGTGGATGACGACCCCATGAAATGGAAGCAGGTGCTCCACGGGGTGCGCGTGCTGGGGGATACCAGGCAGATCAACCGCCTGGTCAAGGAGTATGAGATCAACGAGATCATCATCGCCATCCCGTCGCTGCGCCCGCAGGACATGACCAGCATCATCGGCCGCTGCCCAAAGAACGGCGTGCGGCTGCGCATCATGCCCTACTACCACGAATCGGACGTGGACAGAAACACCCCCCTGCAGAACGTGCGCGAGGTGCGCATCGACGATCTGCTGGGCCGCAAGGAGCGGGAGATGGACGTGCGGGGCATCTCCAGCTACATCGATGACAAGGTGGTGCTGGTCACCGGCGGGGGCGGCTCCATCGGCTCGGAGCTGTGCCGGCAGATCATGCGCTTTCATCCCAAGGAAGTCGTCGTCTTTGACATGTACGAGAATACTGCCTACGAGCTGCGCAACGAGCTGATGCTGCGTTACGGCTCGCAGATCGACGCCAAGTTCACCATCGTGATCGGCACCATCCAGGATAAGGAGCGCCTGCGCGACACCTTCGCGCGCTTCAAGCCGGATGTGGTGTTCCACGCGGCGGCGTACAAGCACGTGCCGCTGATGGAGGACGCCCCGCGCGAGGCGGTCAAAAACAATATCTTCGGCACCTACAACGTGATTTGCTGCGCGGACGAATACCACGTGCAGCGCTTTGTGATGATCTCCACCGATAAGGCGGTTAACCCCACCAACATTATGGGCGCGACCAAGCGCGTGGCCGAGATGCTGATCCAGGCCATGGACAAGGTGAGCGATACCGAGTTTGTGGCGGTGCGCTTTGGCAACGTGCTGGGCTCCAACGGCAGCGTGGTGCCGCTGTTTCAAAAGCAGATCGACAACGGCGGCCCCGTCACGGTCACCCATCCGGACATCACCCGCTACTTCATGTCCATCCCCGAGGCTGCCAAGCTGGTGCTGGAGGCGGGCGGCCTGGCCAAGGGCGGGGAGATCTTCATCCTGGATATGGGCGAGCCAGTGAAGATACTGGATTTGGCCCGCAACCTGATCCGCCTCTCCGGCTACGAGCCGGATGTGGATATCCCCATCATTTACACGGGCCTGCGCCCCGGCGAAAAGCTCTATGAGGAGCTGCTGCTGGCAGAGGAGGGCATCAGCTACTCCAGCAACCACAGCATCTTTATCGGCAAGCCCATGCAGATCACCAAGCCCCAGATGGACGGGGTGCTGGCGCGCTTTGAGGCGGCGCTTGCCGGCCACGAGGATATCGTGCAGGTGATGCAGGAGGTGCTGCCCAACTACACCCCCAGCCCCAATGAACACCACGAGATATAA
- a CDS encoding alpha/beta hydrolase has product MHPVAVMLLIFLGVLAVFFLLAALFIAVYIIYPRPRLNATQSILKDAAQGVLRPAALDALPWQSLRVASPNGYGIACSYAVHPHARGTVIFSHGIRQTRYIMAKYALLFYARGFNVLLYDMRFHGESGGRNTTYGYYEKKDLKSLVDWVVQKNGAGHVIGTMGQSLGAATVLQHLAIDDRVDFAIADCPYRDLRILLAEMHLGELYFPAFPTLVLSSCFAWVLARFRFGQVSPLHDIARVETPVLFIHGDADDFVPPAHSLEMYRAKPGVKDIYLAAGAGHALAYNADPARYAARIDAFLARLKL; this is encoded by the coding sequence ATGCATCCCGTTGCGGTCATGTTGCTGATCTTCCTTGGCGTGCTGGCGGTGTTTTTTCTGCTGGCAGCCCTCTTTATCGCGGTGTACATCATCTACCCGCGGCCCCGTTTAAACGCCACGCAGAGCATTTTAAAGGATGCGGCACAAGGAGTGCTGCGCCCGGCTGCGCTGGACGCACTCCCGTGGCAATCCCTGCGCGTCGCGTCCCCCAACGGCTACGGCATTGCCTGCAGCTACGCGGTCCATCCGCATGCGCGCGGGACGGTGATCTTTTCCCACGGCATCCGCCAGACGCGCTACATCATGGCCAAATACGCGCTGCTCTTTTACGCGCGCGGCTTTAACGTGCTGCTCTACGACATGCGCTTTCACGGTGAGAGCGGCGGGCGCAACACCACCTATGGCTATTATGAAAAAAAGGACCTCAAGTCCCTGGTGGACTGGGTGGTGCAAAAAAACGGCGCCGGCCATGTGATCGGCACCATGGGCCAGTCGCTGGGCGCGGCCACGGTGCTGCAGCATCTGGCCATCGACGACCGCGTGGATTTTGCCATTGCGGACTGCCCCTACCGCGATCTGCGCATTCTGTTGGCCGAGATGCATCTGGGCGAGCTGTACTTTCCCGCCTTCCCCACGCTTGTGCTGTCCAGCTGCTTTGCCTGGGTGCTGGCCCGCTTCCGCTTTGGCCAGGTATCCCCCTTGCACGATATCGCGCGCGTCGAGACGCCGGTGCTGTTCATCCACGGGGACGCGGACGACTTTGTGCCCCCTGCCCATTCGCTGGAGATGTACCGCGCCAAGCCGGGCGTCAAGGACATCTACCTCGCCGCGGGCGCGGGGCACGCGCTTGCCTACAATGCGGACCCCGCGCGCTACGCCGCGCGCATCGACGCATTTCTCGCCCGCCTCAAGCTTTGA
- a CDS encoding ABC transporter ATP-binding protein, which produces MLSIQHFSKSYEKGRKAVDDLSLEVQAGDIFGFIGHNGAGKTTTLKAVAGILDFTDGDIRIDGASIRTDAMGCKMKMAYIPDNPDLYEGLKGIAYLNFIADVYQVPGDVRTARIARYADALELTRNLGDTIASYSHGMKQKLAIISALIHAPKLLILDEPFVGLDPKASHLLKGFMRELCDAGSAIFFSTHVLEVAEKLCDKVGIIQKGRMVAMGTMDEVRGNESLEDVFLELIDNA; this is translated from the coding sequence ATGCTGTCAATCCAACATTTCTCCAAGTCCTACGAGAAGGGACGCAAGGCGGTCGACGACCTGTCGCTGGAGGTGCAGGCTGGCGATATCTTCGGCTTTATCGGGCACAACGGCGCGGGTAAGACCACCACGCTCAAGGCGGTGGCCGGCATTTTGGATTTCACCGACGGGGACATCCGCATTGACGGGGCTTCCATCCGCACCGACGCGATGGGCTGTAAAATGAAAATGGCCTACATCCCCGATAACCCCGACCTCTACGAGGGGCTCAAGGGCATCGCCTACCTGAACTTTATCGCGGACGTGTACCAGGTGCCCGGCGACGTGCGCACCGCGCGCATCGCCAGGTATGCCGACGCGCTGGAGCTGACGCGCAACCTGGGCGACACCATCGCCTCCTACTCCCACGGCATGAAGCAGAAGCTGGCCATCATCTCGGCGCTGATCCACGCGCCCAAGCTGCTGATCCTCGACGAGCCGTTTGTGGGACTGGATCCCAAGGCTTCACACCTGCTCAAGGGCTTTATGCGGGAGCTGTGCGATGCGGGCAGTGCCATTTTCTTTTCCACCCACGTGCTGGAGGTGGCCGAAAAGCTGTGCGATAAGGTGGGCATCATTCAAAAGGGGCGCATGGTGGCCATGGGCACCATGGACGAAGTGCGCGGAAACGAGTCGCTGGAAGACGTCTTCTTGGAGTTGATTGACAATGCGTGA
- a CDS encoding patatin-like phospholipase family protein, whose protein sequence is MAEPLGIALAGGGTKGAYEIGAWCALDELGVRYDAVVGTSIGALNGALMALQDLEGAKRIYDNLTVDRFFRLPKDAHLRSANMLTAKNANVLAKEILLHKGVDTSPLRALIEHSVDPARLMASPIDYGLVTYALRQRQALMLFKEDIPPEKLTDYLLASAAYPGLQRIRIDGNTYLDGGLADNLPISMLRARGIRNIIAIDIRSPRSHKKVVTDGITLTHISNRLKLGSAFDLTPETIARNRALGYLDTRKAFSLLQGVYYYFPPVQYRLLCQETEAALLEQAGVIYGLTRTRVYGADDFLHALLARREAVHVLYLQTRGKLSVEAVIALLRRRGQGALSEAQRNVVIVELLLEGNFERLARALPLPAVKRLMRVTNALNALIQTYA, encoded by the coding sequence ATGGCGGAGCCATTGGGCATCGCGCTTGCCGGGGGCGGCACCAAGGGCGCCTATGAGATCGGCGCCTGGTGCGCCTTAGACGAGCTGGGCGTGCGCTACGACGCGGTGGTGGGCACCTCCATCGGCGCGCTCAACGGCGCGCTGATGGCGCTGCAGGATTTGGAGGGCGCAAAGAGGATTTACGATAACCTGACGGTGGATCGGTTCTTCCGCCTACCCAAGGACGCGCACCTGCGCTCCGCCAACATGCTCACTGCAAAAAATGCCAACGTGCTGGCCAAAGAGATTCTGCTGCACAAGGGGGTGGACACCTCCCCCTTGCGCGCGCTGATCGAGCACAGCGTGGACCCCGCGCGGCTCATGGCCTCGCCCATCGACTACGGCCTGGTCACCTACGCGCTGCGCCAGCGTCAGGCGCTGATGCTCTTTAAGGAGGACATCCCGCCGGAGAAGCTGACCGATTACCTGCTGGCAAGCGCGGCTTACCCGGGTCTGCAGCGCATCCGCATTGACGGCAACACCTACTTAGATGGCGGCCTTGCCGACAACCTGCCCATATCGATGCTGCGCGCGCGGGGCATCCGCAACATCATCGCCATTGACATCCGCAGCCCGCGCAGCCACAAAAAGGTGGTGACCGACGGCATCACCCTGACCCACATCAGCAACCGCCTCAAGCTGGGCAGTGCCTTTGACCTGACGCCTGAGACCATCGCGCGCAACCGCGCGCTGGGGTATCTGGATACCCGCAAGGCGTTCAGCCTGCTGCAGGGCGTCTACTATTACTTCCCGCCCGTACAGTACCGCCTGCTCTGCCAAGAAACGGAGGCCGCGCTCTTGGAGCAGGCGGGCGTGATCTACGGCCTTACGCGCACGCGCGTCTACGGCGCGGACGATTTTCTGCACGCGCTGCTTGCGCGCCGCGAGGCGGTGCACGTGCTCTACCTGCAAACCCGCGGCAAGCTGAGCGTGGAGGCAGTCATCGCGCTGTTGCGCCGCCGCGGCCAGGGCGCGCTTTCCGAGGCGCAGCGCAACGTGGTCATCGTGGAGCTGCTGCTGGAGGGCAACTTTGAGCGCCTGGCCCGCGCGCTGCCCCTGCCCGCCGTCAAGCGCCTGATGCGCGTTACAAACGCGCTCAACGCCCTGATACAGACTTACGCCTAA
- the srtB gene encoding class B sortase, with product MPKEKKPAPRHARQTRRPRRAQEDNPYSYDVPPHERYETRADVWQADEPERDTQVHDDLVDELFVPGVAGPPTCGAKGPRRKMGRGRLALLTLSILIFIGSATALIAILGTRAAARDEYAKLAEAVRPSASAAQAGAAPDAPAKETPPIDAVGIAQLQQLNGDFVGWLQVPGTNINYPIVQGADNDYYLKHTFQKSNYACGAIFMDYVNAPDFSDANTVVYGHNMRDGSMLHDLTKMLDMNYAAAHDIFTITTPDAVTHAYRIFSVHQVAATDDYRTPGFANDAEKAAFFERMRRRSAFQSDVALDAQSRIVTFSTCPNNNDAMRIAVHGVYVGEKTYE from the coding sequence ATGCCCAAAGAGAAAAAACCAGCGCCGCGCCACGCAAGGCAGACGCGGCGGCCGCGCCGCGCGCAGGAGGACAATCCATACAGCTACGACGTGCCGCCGCACGAGCGCTACGAGACGCGCGCGGACGTTTGGCAGGCGGATGAACCGGAGCGAGACACCCAGGTGCACGATGATTTGGTCGACGAGCTGTTCGTCCCGGGCGTGGCGGGGCCGCCCACCTGCGGCGCAAAGGGCCCCCGCCGCAAAATGGGCCGCGGCCGTCTGGCGCTGCTGACCCTGTCGATACTGATCTTTATCGGCTCGGCAACGGCGCTCATCGCCATCCTCGGCACGCGCGCCGCGGCGCGCGACGAATACGCCAAGCTGGCTGAGGCAGTCCGCCCCTCCGCATCCGCCGCGCAGGCGGGCGCCGCTCCGGATGCGCCCGCAAAAGAGACGCCCCCCATCGACGCGGTGGGCATCGCGCAGCTGCAGCAGCTCAATGGCGACTTTGTGGGCTGGCTGCAGGTGCCGGGCACAAACATCAACTACCCCATCGTGCAGGGTGCGGATAACGATTATTATCTGAAGCACACCTTCCAAAAGAGCAATTACGCCTGCGGGGCCATTTTCATGGACTACGTCAACGCGCCGGATTTTTCCGACGCCAACACGGTGGTCTACGGGCACAACATGCGCGATGGGTCCATGCTGCACGACTTGACGAAAATGCTGGATATGAACTACGCGGCCGCGCACGACATCTTTACCATCACCACGCCTGACGCGGTGACGCATGCATACCGCATCTTCTCCGTACACCAGGTGGCGGCCACGGACGATTACCGCACGCCCGGCTTTGCAAACGACGCGGAGAAGGCGGCGTTTTTTGAACGCATGCGCAGGCGCTCCGCCTTCCAATCAGACGTGGCGCTGGACGCGCAAAGCCGCATCGTCACCTTCTCCACCTGCCCCAACAACAACGACGCCATGCGCATCGCGGTGCACGGGGTGTATGTGGGCGAGAAGACGTATGAATAG
- a CDS encoding DUF4358 domain-containing protein: MMKKTIAILSLVLVLALLATGCAPKAGGTAVKQVNAGELTEALMQQQESPATMAAEGETLQTLYGLQEDLFTSYSANAAMMNVHAFELSVFQLKDEKDVQRVKEACAQRAGQIAQTFEQYLPDQYEAAKNPVIESVGNYVFFCISAEPEAGAYFDAFKKQIA, translated from the coding sequence ATGATGAAAAAAACGATCGCGATACTGTCCCTGGTCCTTGTGCTTGCGCTGCTGGCCACAGGCTGCGCGCCCAAAGCCGGGGGCACGGCCGTTAAACAGGTGAACGCCGGCGAGCTGACCGAGGCGCTCATGCAGCAGCAGGAATCGCCCGCCACCATGGCCGCGGAGGGCGAGACGCTGCAGACGCTCTACGGCCTGCAGGAGGACCTCTTTACCAGCTACAGCGCCAACGCGGCTATGATGAACGTGCACGCCTTTGAGCTATCCGTCTTTCAGCTGAAGGACGAAAAGGACGTCCAGCGCGTCAAGGAGGCATGCGCGCAGCGCGCAGGGCAGATCGCCCAGACCTTTGAACAGTATTTGCCCGATCAGTATGAGGCAGCGAAGAACCCCGTGATCGAGAGCGTGGGCAACTACGTGTTCTTCTGCATCAGCGCCGAGCCCGAAGCGGGCGCGTACTTTGACGCCTTTAAAAAACAAATTGCCTAA
- a CDS encoding DHHW family protein, whose product MKKTPEKTPLYARVFALLLMAALAAGFVLFVLSPDARFSPEENRVLQQAPAFSWQRLASGKYTRDVETYIADQFPGRTAFVALKSLLARATLQRENNGVYFGDDGNLYEQLAPMDASALDRNAQVLAKLKADTGLPVCVLPVPSASFIRQEHLPANAPLGDQRAMMAALCAQLAGSGVEVVDVFDDFAAANADAVLYFGTDHHWNARGAYMGYAALARALDIAPNAAESYQYHVVSETFRGTLSSKSGDFYHAPDALVRITRPGAPDARLYVVDDDTRYPSLYLEEKLQEKDQYTYYLGGNHAVTVTEAPSGSGRRLMLLKDSYAHILTPYLAEHFDEIHLIDTRYYNGDLKAYAAEHGITDIAALYTMKNLNETRAFGAQG is encoded by the coding sequence ATGAAGAAAACACCGGAGAAAACACCCCTGTACGCGCGCGTGTTCGCCCTGCTGCTGATGGCGGCGCTGGCGGCGGGCTTTGTGCTGTTCGTCCTTTCGCCGGACGCGCGCTTTTCCCCGGAGGAAAACCGCGTGCTGCAGCAGGCGCCCGCGTTCTCCTGGCAGCGGCTGGCCAGCGGCAAGTACACGCGGGATGTTGAGACGTATATCGCTGACCAGTTCCCGGGCCGCACCGCGTTTGTGGCCCTTAAAAGCCTGCTTGCGCGCGCCACGCTGCAGCGGGAGAACAACGGCGTGTACTTTGGCGATGACGGCAACCTCTACGAGCAGCTGGCGCCCATGGACGCATCGGCGCTTGACCGCAACGCGCAGGTGCTGGCCAAGCTCAAGGCGGATACGGGCCTGCCCGTGTGCGTGCTGCCCGTGCCCTCTGCCAGCTTTATCAGGCAGGAGCATCTGCCCGCAAACGCGCCCCTAGGCGACCAGCGCGCGATGATGGCGGCATTGTGCGCCCAGCTTGCGGGCAGCGGGGTGGAGGTGGTGGACGTATTTGACGACTTTGCGGCGGCGAATGCCGATGCGGTGCTCTACTTTGGCACCGACCACCACTGGAACGCGCGCGGGGCGTACATGGGCTACGCGGCGCTCGCACGGGCGCTGGATATCGCGCCCAATGCGGCGGAAAGCTACCAATATCACGTGGTGAGCGAGACGTTCCGCGGCACGCTCTCCTCCAAATCAGGGGATTTTTACCATGCGCCCGATGCACTGGTGCGCATTACGCGCCCGGGCGCGCCCGATGCGCGCCTCTACGTAGTGGACGACGATACCCGCTATCCCTCCCTTTACCTGGAGGAGAAACTGCAAGAGAAGGACCAGTACACCTACTATCTGGGGGGCAACCACGCGGTCACTGTCACGGAGGCGCCCAGCGGATCGGGCCGCAGGCTGATGCTGCTGAAGGACTCCTACGCGCACATCCTGACGCCCTATCTTGCGGAGCATTTCGACGAGATACACCTGATCGACACCCGTTACTACAATGGCGATCTCAAGGCCTACGCGGCCGAGCACGGCATCACGGACATCGCGGCGCTTTACACCATGAAAAACCTCAATGAGACCCGCGCCTTTGGGGCGCAGGGATAA
- a CDS encoding HAD-IA family hydrolase, which yields MVRFCIFDLDGTLLDTLDDLAACCNAMLQARGLPSHPTDAYRQFVGNGVGNLIKSALPPHMRTDDVLAACRADFGARYGAHCMDSTAPYPGVAAMLDALQKRGVCLAVLSNKPEPFAQRMVEAFFGPDRFAAVFGQRAGLRRKPAPDGALALLARLGKTQRETLLVGDSDVDVYTAQNARLRCAGAGWGFRGSAELWRAGCDALLETPMDLLALLDNGAS from the coding sequence TTGGTAAGATTTTGCATCTTTGATCTGGACGGCACCCTGCTCGATACGCTGGACGACCTTGCCGCTTGCTGCAACGCCATGCTACAGGCGCGCGGCTTGCCGTCGCACCCCACGGACGCCTACCGGCAGTTTGTGGGAAACGGCGTGGGCAACCTGATCAAAAGCGCGCTGCCCCCGCACATGCGCACCGATGACGTGCTTGCGGCTTGCCGCGCGGACTTTGGCGCGCGCTACGGCGCGCACTGCATGGACAGCACAGCGCCCTACCCAGGCGTAGCAGCGATGCTGGACGCGCTGCAAAAGCGGGGCGTATGCCTTGCGGTGCTCTCCAACAAGCCTGAACCCTTTGCGCAGCGGATGGTCGAGGCGTTCTTTGGCCCCGACAGGTTTGCCGCGGTGTTCGGCCAGCGCGCAGGTCTGCGGCGAAAGCCCGCGCCCGATGGCGCCCTCGCGCTGCTTGCGCGCCTGGGCAAAACCCAGCGCGAGACGCTGCTGGTCGGCGATTCCGATGTGGATGTGTACACCGCGCAAAACGCGCGCCTGCGCTGCGCTGGCGCGGGCTGGGGCTTTCGCGGCAGCGCGGAGCTGTGGCGCGCGGGGTGCGACGCGCTGCTGGAGACGCCCATGGACCTGCTTGCGCTGCTGGATAACGGCGCGTCATAA
- a CDS encoding helix-turn-helix domain-containing protein: MIVYDPFWRTLKARGLNTYKLIHIYGISSNTIHRMRHNNGISTGLINELCALLDCKVEDILLYVPDKDTK, encoded by the coding sequence ATGATTGTGTATGATCCATTCTGGCGTACACTTAAGGCGCGCGGGCTTAATACCTATAAACTCATTCACATTTATGGCATCAGCAGTAATACCATACACAGGATGCGACACAACAACGGTATCTCTACCGGCCTTATCAATGAGTTGTGTGCCCTGCTGGATTGCAAAGTGGAGGATATTTTACTATACGTACCAGACAAAGACACGAAATAA
- a CDS encoding MBOAT family O-acyltransferase, translating into MPWRWKNAVLLAASLLFYAWGEPVYMLLMLFSIGWNYACARGIARGKHPKAYVALSVAVSLALLGFFKYADWAIGSLNAALGLELPLLALPLPIGISFYTFQILSYTIDVYRGHVPVQKNIVSFGAYVTMFPQLIAGPIVRYADVAAALSARTLSVAQFCRGCERFLYGLVKKVLLANNIGLLWAQVQIAPARSALYAWVGLLAFTLQIYFDFSGYSDMAIGMGDMLGFRFPENFDHPYMSRSVSEFWRRWHMTLGTWFRQYLYIPLGGNRRGRGRTIFNLAVVWLLTGLWHGASWNFVLWGAWFGMLIIGERFVWGRALEKLPRALATLVTFLLVMLGWVLFSFTSMADIGAYMAALLGAGGAWDAAGLYALARFGPLLMAALVCATPLARKVLDALRSRGRTTRALLCTLYAAAFVCCVAYLVDASFNPFLYFRF; encoded by the coding sequence GTGCCCTGGCGCTGGAAAAACGCCGTGCTGCTGGCGGCGAGCCTGCTCTTTTACGCGTGGGGCGAGCCGGTGTACATGCTGCTGATGCTCTTCTCCATCGGATGGAACTACGCCTGCGCACGCGGCATCGCCCGCGGGAAGCACCCCAAGGCGTATGTGGCGCTCTCGGTGGCGGTGAGCTTGGCGCTGCTGGGTTTTTTTAAATACGCGGACTGGGCCATCGGCTCGCTGAATGCGGCGCTCGGCCTCGAGCTGCCGCTGCTTGCGCTGCCACTGCCTATCGGCATCTCGTTTTACACCTTCCAGATTTTGAGCTATACCATCGACGTCTACCGGGGGCACGTGCCCGTGCAGAAGAACATCGTCTCCTTCGGCGCGTACGTCACCATGTTCCCGCAGCTGATCGCGGGGCCCATCGTGCGCTACGCGGATGTGGCCGCCGCGCTTTCGGCGCGCACGCTGTCGGTGGCGCAGTTTTGCCGGGGCTGCGAACGCTTCCTTTACGGCTTGGTGAAAAAGGTGCTGCTGGCCAACAATATCGGCCTGCTGTGGGCGCAGGTGCAGATCGCCCCCGCGCGCTCGGCGCTCTATGCGTGGGTGGGGTTGCTGGCCTTCACCCTGCAGATTTACTTTGATTTTTCCGGCTACAGCGATATGGCCATTGGCATGGGGGATATGCTGGGCTTCCGCTTCCCTGAAAACTTTGATCATCCCTACATGTCGCGCAGCGTCTCGGAGTTCTGGCGGCGCTGGCACATGACGCTGGGCACGTGGTTCCGCCAGTACCTCTACATCCCGCTGGGCGGCAACCGCAGGGGGCGGGGGCGCACCATCTTTAACCTGGCGGTGGTGTGGCTGCTGACCGGTCTTTGGCACGGCGCCAGCTGGAACTTTGTGCTGTGGGGCGCGTGGTTCGGCATGCTGATCATCGGCGAGCGTTTTGTGTGGGGTAGGGCGCTGGAAAAACTGCCGCGCGCGCTTGCCACGCTTGTGACATTTTTGCTGGTTATGCTGGGCTGGGTGCTGTTCTCCTTTACGTCCATGGCGGATATCGGCGCGTACATGGCCGCGCTGTTGGGCGCGGGCGGCGCGTGGGACGCCGCCGGCCTGTACGCGCTGGCCCGCTTTGGGCCGCTGCTGATGGCGGCGCTTGTATGCGCCACCCCGCTTGCGCGCAAGGTGCTGGACGCGCTGCGCAGCCGCGGACGCACCACGCGCGCGCTGCTGTGCACGCTCTACGCCGCGGCGTTTGTATGCTGCGTGGCGTACCTGGTGGACGCAAGCTTCAACCCGTTTTTGTACTTCCGCTTTTAA
- a CDS encoding sugar phosphate isomerase/epimerase family protein translates to MQMGLCVNMVAQDASGVGMDKLRAVAEAGYDFVELPVMRVMALGDADFTEQVRRPLKDSGFACKVMNSFSAPDLRMTGPGAPLGAVRDYTCRALERAALLGARVIVVGSGASRAIAPDYPREAGLAQLLEMFAMMGKEAAAHGVTMAVEPLNRGETNVINTLKEAADVVRMVNHPHVKLLVDYYHFALGNEPVERVRACAGDIVHVHFARLMGRQLPMDAREDAQYSAFLQALKEGGYDAGISMEAFCDGAFLQRAQRALQVVRALW, encoded by the coding sequence ATGCAGATGGGACTTTGCGTCAATATGGTGGCACAGGACGCCTCGGGCGTGGGCATGGACAAGCTGCGCGCAGTTGCGGAGGCGGGATACGATTTTGTGGAGCTGCCCGTGATGCGCGTGATGGCGCTCGGCGACGCGGATTTTACCGAGCAGGTGCGCCGTCCGCTGAAGGATAGCGGCTTTGCCTGCAAGGTGATGAACAGTTTCTCCGCGCCCGACCTGCGCATGACCGGCCCGGGCGCGCCGCTGGGCGCGGTGCGGGATTACACCTGCCGCGCGCTGGAGCGCGCGGCGCTACTGGGCGCGCGCGTGATCGTGGTGGGCAGCGGCGCCTCGCGCGCCATCGCGCCCGATTACCCGCGCGAGGCGGGGCTCGCGCAGCTGCTTGAGATGTTTGCCATGATGGGCAAAGAGGCCGCCGCGCACGGCGTTACCATGGCGGTGGAGCCGCTCAACCGGGGCGAGACCAACGTGATCAACACCCTCAAGGAGGCAGCCGACGTGGTGCGCATGGTCAACCATCCGCACGTCAAGCTGCTGGTGGACTACTACCACTTTGCGCTGGGCAACGAACCGGTGGAGCGCGTTCGCGCCTGTGCGGGCGATATCGTGCACGTGCACTTTGCCCGCCTGATGGGCCGGCAGCTGCCCATGGACGCGCGCGAGGACGCGCAATACAGCGCCTTTTTGCAAGCGCTTAAAGAGGGAGGCTACGATGCGGGCATCAGCATGGAGGCCTTCTGCGACGGCGCGTTCCTACAGCGCGCCCAGCGCGCGCTGCAGGTGGTGCGCGCGCTTTGGTAA